One segment of bacterium DNA contains the following:
- a CDS encoding SH3 domain-containing protein encodes MGDLTVMQKQEVAKGAQAIGAMMGRQAKRRAEKLTSPLPTLSFWGKVLAVTAFAASLAFAGLIVLDSSHVAVDRGKAAIVARDTVNVRQGSSAGSGIVEKAHQGDRFSVTGSRGDWTRVRSSDGSVEGWIASSLIDTKTAKTLTLNYEMKGYATALLICMAIVFFALRMKKVPVTVRNGSETMLVNMDK; translated from the coding sequence ATGGGAGATCTCACTGTAATGCAGAAGCAGGAAGTGGCAAAGGGCGCCCAGGCCATCGGCGCCATGATGGGCAGGCAGGCAAAGAGAAGGGCCGAGAAACTCACTTCGCCGCTGCCGACCCTCTCCTTCTGGGGCAAGGTCCTCGCGGTGACGGCCTTTGCGGCCTCCCTGGCTTTCGCCGGGCTCATTGTCCTCGACTCGTCCCACGTGGCTGTCGACCGGGGCAAGGCCGCCATCGTCGCCAGAGACACGGTCAACGTGCGGCAGGGATCTTCTGCCGGTTCGGGGATCGTGGAGAAGGCCCACCAGGGAGACCGGTTCTCCGTGACCGGATCCAGGGGGGATTGGACCAGGGTCCGGTCGTCCGACGGCAGCGTTGAGGGTTGGATCGCCAGCAGCCTCATCGACACGAAGACGGCAAAGACCCTGACCCTCAACTACGAAATGAAAGGCTATGCCACCGCCCTCCTCATCTGCATGGCCATCGTCTTTTTCGCCCTGAGGATGAAGAAGGTGCCGGTCACGGTCCGGAACGGAAGCGAGACGATGCTGGTGAATATGGATAAGTAG
- a CDS encoding cytochrome c3 family protein yields the protein MTYEMDGHGKHRMPCTDCHTDHLMEPWDYKYLRPIYDPLVQWTHIYTDPFLDPFVSMLDQRAYCSYACHANPDLLIGTHPVADDPVSRWPEKPFVNFESPTSSILPGDDMPLLDFDLNGYQSSADVVMCVSCHNVHGKQGVPYMLRALEPIDYPYIEPLCVRCHSYE from the coding sequence ATGACCTACGAAATGGATGGTCACGGGAAACACCGGATGCCGTGCACGGACTGCCACACGGATCATCTGATGGAGCCCTGGGATTACAAGTACCTACGGCCAATTTACGATCCTTTGGTCCAGTGGACGCACATCTACACGGATCCTTTCCTCGATCCATTTGTGAGCATGTTGGACCAGCGGGCGTACTGTTCCTATGCCTGCCACGCTAACCCGGACCTTTTGATCGGCACCCACCCCGTCGCTGACGACCCGGTCTCCAGGTGGCCGGAAAAGCCCTTTGTCAACTTCGAGTCGCCCACATCCAGCATCCTGCCGGGAGACGACATGCCGCTGCTGGACTTCGATTTGAACGGGTATCAGAGCAGCGCCGATGTGGTCATGTGCGTCAGCTGCCACAACGTCCACGGCAAGCAGGGGGTGCCGTACATGCTCCGGGCGCTCGAACCCATCGATTATCCTTACATCGAGCCCCTGTGCGTCCGCTGCCATTCCTACGAATAA
- a CDS encoding type II toxin-antitoxin system RelE/ParE family toxin, producing the protein MPGPEAKFLVRYHPDVKAEDIPALPKAVKNRIRKAIEERLTAAPHDYGQPLRRSLKGYWKLRVGDYRVVYRIKGNSVIILGIMHREKIYEEMEKRGDG; encoded by the coding sequence ATGCCTGGTCCTGAAGCGAAGTTCCTGGTCAGGTACCACCCTGACGTCAAGGCTGAGGATATCCCGGCACTTCCCAAGGCTGTAAAAAACCGGATAAGGAAAGCCATCGAAGAACGGCTGACGGCTGCTCCCCACGATTACGGCCAGCCCCTGCGTCGCAGCCTGAAAGGCTATTGGAAGTTGAGAGTGGGGGATTACCGCGTGGTTTACAGGATCAAGGGTAATTCTGTGATCATCCTCGGGATCATGCACCGGGAAAAGATCTATGAGGAGATGGAAAAGAGGGGGGACGGCTGA